The sequence gcccaatgtggggctccattccaggaccctgggatcatgacctgagctgaaggcagaagttttaacccactgagccacccaagcgcccccagatCATCTATATTTTAACcaagttttgtgtgtttttttttctgttaccaaGAGATGTTAACATCTCCAACTACGATGATCAATTTATCTCTGTATCTTTTAGTTCCATGaatcttttctttgtatatgcTGAGGTTACCTTATGGGCACATACAAATTGATGCCCGTTGAATTGATACTTCATCATTATAAGATTTCTCTCTTTATCTATCATGCTTCTTTCCTGAGTGCCTACTTTCTCGGATAATAGACatatcagttttcttttgtttgatgTTGGCAGGCTCTATCTTTATTACATCcttttgcttttaacatttttttgtaaatCAAATGCACATTAAATGTGTTTCACATAAACAGCATATAATTGGATCTTTTTTTGAAACCCAGTCTATATAGTGTGTCATCCATTTACATTTCATGAATTACCCATGGAGGTGGTGTGCAACCTCTCCTCTCGCTACCTATGTTTTAGTTATCTTAtgtgtccttccttcctgctgttcctcccttccttttggattcataaagtatttttctttcctttatttaatctgctctgttttctttttatttatactttattatcCTTCCTTAGTAGGTCTAGAGATTACAGTGTGTATCCTTGTCTGACTGCAACAGACAGACGTAATCTCAGCACATTTATAACTTCACAGCATGTGAGGACCTTGCAAACGGTTCATTGCATTTGTCCCTCCTGTCTCCCGTTACGCTCTTACATATTTCTCTCCAGCATATGTGCTAAAACTCATAATAGATCAGCACTAATAGTGCTTTAAGTAATCCTCAGTCTTTTATATTTACgcaaatatttgtatttccttttgacCTCATTTGTTCCTGTAGTTCCTTGCTTTCCTCTGGGATAATTTTTTAGGATTCTGAAAACTTCCTTTGGGATTTCTCCAAGTGTGGttatgtgggggtgggggaggggcatgggacCTCAGTCCTGTGTTTCTTGTACATCACTTCCTCCATGGGGAACTTTCTCTTCTAAGTCTTATGAGACTGCAGGAGAAACCGCTCAGCCTTTGCAGCCTCCCCAGCAGGCATCCTACAAGCCCATGTGACTGTTAGAATTTCCACTAGGCTCTCTTTTCTCTATGTGATTCCCTCCACACTGtacaaaccaaaacaaatttcTCCCAAGAATAAGATGGCTGGCTATCTCAGCTCCCCGGAGAAGGGCTTTTTCCTGACTGCGTTTCCAgctattctgtttctctttgttttctctgcaCGCGGGGGTCTTTAATTTTTagctaatttcattttttttacatgtgatttatccattttgtttttctagaaattGCCATGGGAGTGTTGATCTGACACTCCCCCCTAAATTATATGTTGAAAAGAAAGTCCACTGGCTactatcatttttaataattgatgtaaacataaacatttgaaaagaaaccaATTCATATTTTGGTGGTGACTTATAATTGCTACTGATTTCTctgctttataatatttttaaaatttattttttatttttttcagtgttccaggattcattttttatgcaccacacccagtgctccatgcaatacgtgcctttcataatacccaccactaggctcacccaaccccccacccctgcccctccaaagccctcagtttgtttctcagagtccacagtctctcatagttcatctcctcctccaatttcccccagctcacttctcctttccaactcccaatgtccttcatgttatttgttatgctccacaagtaagtgaaaccatgtgataattgactctctctgcttgacttatttaactcagcataatctcctctagtcccacacatgttgatacagaagttgggttttcattctttctgatggaggcataatattccattgtatatatgggccacatctttatccattcgtctgttgaaggtcatcttggctctttccacactttgatgatgctggccattgctgctatgaacattagagTACAGTTGGcctttattttcactacatctgtatcatttttaaaaatttaaaaacaaggcaTAGCTGTTCTGTTTCTGGAATGTAGCACTGTATTAGCTTTATATATTAAGTTAACATATAtagattatattcattttaaacttTTGGGAAATCTGAGTTTCTAAGATCAGAACATTGGTTGTCACCTTTCACATAGGAAAAGATGTAAAACTCAACTGCTCTGCTTTGGCAAATGAAAAGGATGCTTTTTATTGGAATGtgtgggaagaaaatggaaaggaaccTAATGTACATGAAGAGAACGTAACAAGAATTAGGTATGTATATGTGATGTATTATTTATCACTACATATACAAATCACATTGTGTTGTAGATACATGATATAAAAACATCAGCATGCTGGGcaactgggctctttccatagtttggctattgtggacattgctgcataaatattggggtgcagggcTCCTTTGAATCAGTATGTTTGAaaccctttgggtaaatacctgtagtgcaattgcaaaggcgaaaagcaaacacaaaacccAGAATCCTGAAGGGCTGATTGGATATTTGAggtatgtttacattttaattataatttacatattctATACTTTCACCATGCTCTAGGTTGATAGATTATGCAGAAATCTAATGCCAATATCTAAGCTAGAAAAAGAAGTTCAGTGAGGCTGTTTCACATCAGCTTACAAAAGTAGCTTTTGGTCGGTCAGGATATGTTGGGGATGGGGATTTTACTTAAGCATCTGATAAAGTTAATAATCATATAAGAGACTCCAAACTTGTCAGATGTAAGTTTTGTCTCAAGGAAACGCTAATGTCCCCATCACCTACACTGTGGCATTCATTGTTGGCAGATTGACATCGAACATAGTTATTACTGTAACATTTTGCTGTCAAGAGTCCATTAACGGAAATTAGAAACACAGtaagaacagataaaaaaaattaaaaaaaaataaaccaagaggGCATTGTTAGATATAAATATCTAGGAGGTAGCTTTGGTTCAAACAGTTTCAAATTGTTGTGTATTAGTACTTCCATTGCCTCTGTTCCTCCAGGAAGGAAtggtcactctttttttttttttaagattttatttatttatttgacagacagagatcacaagtaggcagagaggcaggcagagagagagagagggaagcaggctccccgctgagcagagagcctgatgtgaggctcgatcccaagaccctgggatcatgacctgagccgaaggcagaggctttaacccaacccactgagccacccaggtgccccaggaatggTCACTCTTATTCAAACAAAACATGCTCAGTCTGTGGTCATTTAAGTGTTTCTGAATGACTTCAGGTCATTACTCTACTTAATAATGTATTGATACACTCAGGTTTTAGTGAGTAGTGATCCCAAGGTGTCTGTCACCTTGGCTGCCATCTTGAGGTTTTTTTCCCTGCCTTTTACacttcagaattttctttgtCATCATGCCAGCAGCTCTCAATTCTTGCTGACACTTGTCGGTGAGTTCCTAACAGTATCAGGTGTGTGGCCTCGCCCAACAGCAGATGTGTAAACATCAGTCCTGCTGAACAGCACGGACACCTTGCCATTGTGTCTTCTCTTCAGCCTCGGACCCTCACTGGAGTTCTGCGGTCCCCCTTCTAGTGATCTATCGCTAATCTTTGGAGGGATAGAAGACCAACTCACCAAACTATTTGAATGGAGCTTAAGCTAAGCTAGGGGAGCCAGGTAGTCTTTCTTTAGAGTTAGGTGATGAGCTTTATTCTGCCACTGGCCTTTTGTGCCTTACTTTCGGGGTCTTTCACTAATGTTGGATAGTTGATATTCCTGGATTGGTGACTTCTGCACCGAAGTATGTTCTAACCTGTGTTTGAGACAGTTGAAGGCTAAGGTGGGTTCTGTGTCCCATGTACTGGAAACACCTGCTGCTATGGGGGTGGCAGGTGAGTGAGCCACCCGGGGTGGGCTTTCCCAAGTTGTCACTGGCAGAGAAGCAGATATCATGAGCTGTTACCTTGCATCAATGACAGCACAATGTGGATCTTTTGAGAAGAGAAAGACAGCTTGCTACTGGTGTTTGCCTAAGTCATTTTCTGACACTTCCTGAAAGCTTAATTGGTATTTCTCACATGCCTGTGGGTGCATCTGAGAATAgcgtcattcttttttatttttttaaaagatttatttatatgagagagagagagagagagcatgcaaggagggggaagggcagacggaaagggaaggaatctcaagcaggctccacactaagcTCAGAGCCCGAcacaaggctctatcccaggaccatgagatcatgacctgagccaaaatcaagaggcagacgcttaactgtctgagccacccaggtgccccaaatagtgtcattcttaagtttattttcaatgctgaacaaaataaaagtgaTCTTTAGGATCACATGGAGAAATTTGATAGGAATCTGTATTTATGCCAAACCATTTGCCACCTTGTCACAATCCATGGAGACCCCCCTGTGGGAGGAACGCTAAGTGGttatgagaagagaaagaggggaaatagTTGAGAGactattttcttgtgttttcaacTCAGCATCATTACCTTATAGCATATTCATTCTGGACAGAGCACGGCGTCATTCCCTAGGTGGTCGCAGGAGGGCTGTTTCTGTCTACCCTGAAACTCTCTGGAGGAGTCAAGGTTCATGGTTGCCCACACCCTGAGTCCCCATCAGAAAAGGAAGGTTCCATGGAGCCAATAGATCCATTGcttttgagtattttcacatGAGAACTCCACTCTCATGGGTAATGTTGCTGGCAACGACCAAAGCCTATCacagaatttttcctcttttacaggACTCCAGATGGCAAATTGTATGCATCAAGAATATTGAGAATTgagaatattaatgaaaaaaatctaaacttttcATATAATTGTTCTGTGGCCAGCGAGGGAGGCACAGACATTATAAGCTTTGTCTTGTTGAAAAAAGGTATGGGAAAGTTTTGTCGTGGAAGCTTGTGGAAGCTTGGAATGTTGCGGCTGAGAGACCCCTTGAAGATTGCCACTCTCTCCTTTTACACCCCAGGAAGCAAGCTCCCAAGAGATGAAATAGTCAACCTTTTGTCACAGGCATTTATGCTAACCTGGGGCTAAGTCCCCTGCTGCAGTCCCCTGTGCATTGATTGTGTGAAGAGAATAAAAACGCTATTCTTTTGCCCTCAATCATATTGCAGACCCAGGTAGAAACCAGAGGCCTGAACAGGGACCCAGAAGCAGACTGGAGGCAGAGATGCGTGGGAGAAGACGCAGGCAATGGGAGGCCAGCTTGTAGCTCAGCATAGGGTGAGGCCAATGATAATGATTGTACTATTGCCTCCAGCCTACCTTAGCTGGGCACAGGGCACAGGGGACCCTTGGGTGtggtcattcattcaacaaagattgACCAAGGCCTCTCTTCCTTGGACCTGGCGGGTGGACAATTATTGGATTGCATCAGTGGACTTCTAAACTTTTGCACTGCCTGACTGATGGAGCATTCCAGAGCCATCCCCCTCTGTCCTCTACCAATACAGTACAACCCAGGGCCATTGGCCCAGTAGCTGCTCAAAAGTGGCTTCATACTATGGTGAAGACACTAAGAGTTAAGGGCATCAGTGACTTTCCCTGGGACACAGAGTAAGTGATAGCGCCAGGTGGGGAGCCCAGATGACCTCAGTTCAGCATCTGCTCTCTCAAAACTATGCAGTTCCATTTACATTTGCAATATACTAGCTAAGACGTTGGTTTGGGTCCCTCTGCATTTCACCCTGGTATCTTACCATCCTAGAGACTCGCCTTCCCCAGGTGGGGATAGGCTATATCACAATTATTTCAGTTcaggtttttattctttaaaaaaccagAGTGGAACGATTAGTACTCTGGACCAAAGGCCCGCATGTGGACAAAGTTGATGGGACGTATCAGAAAGACACCTGGATTCATGTTCAGTGTAAAAACTGACAACTGTGCTGTGATGTTGGAGGACACTGGTAAACTGTCTTTCACTAgttattcttgttttctttttctttctagaaggTATGGTTGACATCCCAGGCTACGTCTTCACCAGAGGAATGATCGTAGCTGTTCTGATCTCAGTGGTGGTTGTGTGCCTAGTAATTATGGGCGTCATTTATAGAGTTGACCTGGCCCTATTTTATAGACATTTCATGGGAAAAGATGAAACATTAACAGGTAACAGATATCGTAATACTGGGATTTCTTATCTTATGGCTTcattaaaaaaccaaataaagataCATTAATCTTCCTTTCATTTTGATTATATTGTTATCTTACTGTGTGGGAGAGGTTTTCCACAGGAAAGACTGGTTTGAACAGATCATCCATCATGAACGTTGTCTCATATCTTTTTTTGTGCTAACTTGTATGTTGCCAAAAATAATTTGCCAAGCAATTGTTAGTTGTTTGATATATGTATGTCATGTCCTCCCAAATGCCCTATGAGATGCTTGTGCCTAGGGACTGTCATTATTCACATTTGATCTGGACACCTTATATAATGTGCACATTCAATAAACTTCATTAAATAGAATTGAATTGTATTGTAGTTCATTATTTTAACCTGACAAAGGAGGCAGCCTTATGTATCTGTAAGAACCCTGAACTAGAAGCCAAATGACCTGGGTTCTGGCTTcctagatttgtttttctctatggCTGTTTCTATCTGAGGACTCTATTTTTCAATctgatttctctatttttaaaggtaatttgaAGAAGTCCTCAAGTTATAAGATAATTACTgcattgtgtcaactatacttaagtaaaaaaagataattcctGAATTGAAACAAATCAGTCTAATCCATTGcacttgctgtgtgtgtgtgtgtgtgtgtgtgtgtgtgtgtgtgtgtgtgtgtaggacaCAGTTCAAAACACAGAAAGTCTAAGAGTAGAAAATCACCTGTTAGCCTTTCCCATGTCTCTGTTTCTCACATCATCTGTCACTGATAgtatatatatctaaataaatatGGATATGGGATCAAATTCTACTCCTGTGCTAAAAACAAATCTTGGCCAATCATGTACACTCTTCTGAACTTCTTTGTTTTGCTATGCCTTGGATGCCCTTCCATAACAGTTTATAAAGCCTCCTGTTAGAGTCATACAGTGTTTTATATCTGAAGATGTATCCCTGTTTGTTTGGTCACCTTTTGAGTTATTCACAACCTTTTGTTATTACAGAAATGATGTGACAGAGAGTTTTGAAGAGTCATTCTTTCATCTGTGTGCAGTGTAATTGAAGGGAAAACTTcccaaagtggaattgctggcgATATTGAAGGGTAGATACAGTTGTTCATTGGATAGGCATAGCCAATTTGACCTCCCTTCTATTGTACTCCTACCACCTTCAAAGAATGGGGGTTACTTTTTCTGCATGGCCTTACCCACAACCTTTTGGCTATGTGCCAATCTGATAGGTAAAGTTATATCTCCgtatagttttcatttgtatttcactTACTATGCAAGagtgtaatttttcatttttttaaggttcatttttatttacattctcaAAGTACTCATTCATATCCTTTGAcacttttctattgtttttttccctcttgtttatttctaagagctatttatattttaaggagGTTAACTAACTATTATCTACATTATGAAGGTAGTAGAAAGTATAGACAAAAATCTTggccttttttccctcttgtttatTTCTAAGAGCTATTTATGTTTTAAGGAGGTTAACTAACTATTGTCTAtactatgaaatgaaaatattgttcTCAGATTGtaatttgtcttttgattttgcttaTATTAGTGTAATATGtggaagattttttattattcttaaagtataattgacacagcgttatattagtttcaagtacacatttttatcattatggaagattttttttaatgtactcaaGTTTATCCTTTTATGGTTTCTAGATTTGTGGTCACAAGTAGAAAGATCTTGACCACAAGTTACGAAAGAAGTCTCATGTTGTTCCTGTGGGATTTTTCTAGATTCATGATTCACATTTACAGCTTTTAGTTAATCATATCAAATTAACAAAGCCAATTAATTAAGCTTTGAGCTTAATTATGTGTATGCAATTTTGGGGATGAAGAGAAACACTATAACTGAGAGATCTATTTTTGGTACCTTTTTGAACAGGTTTCTACTTGCATGGACCTGAACATATCTCAAAATGGGCATTCACTAATATCTTTCTGATCTTCAacgaagattttttttccccctctctgttgTGTTTGACCCAAttcacagataatttttttcagttcacACTTCCTGCTTCCCAGCATGGCAGTGCATAGAAACATTTACAGATGGGCTCTACATCAGCTCTATTTCAAGTGTGACCTGTGACAGTGATCAGTTGTGAAAAAGCCAGAAATAGAGACATAAGTATAAAAACCAAAACTTTCATAGCAATTTGATATTGCTGCTATATCCAAGAATGTTTTCAGTATGAGTTTTTGAAGGActggaaatgaaagaaaccaaaccacCCAAATCAGTCAAACTCCATGAAAGCATGGTCATTCACCCAACACAGTTTGAGAAGCATTCGTCTGACTCCTTAAAGCCCCAAATATAGATTCACATGAGGGTTTTGTTTATACAGAAcccaaaataattattattaatttcggAATACCTTATCTTAAACACTTCACTTTGTCAGTTATCAGAGCCAGCAAGTCATTCAATTACGTGGGTTTAAATTAAATTGTAATATCTATTATAAGATTTGCTAAACCAAAAAGAGAATTGCTTGAAATTGGGCATTTCAAAGCAATCAATAGTGGAAAAGCCATTTTTCATCTTTCATGGGTAAGAGTAAAGCTGTACTCCAACCCCTGTACCATCTAATCAATTATCATGGGGCAGGGATAGACCAttcccctcccacttccccttcttcctctaccAATCTCAGTTAGCATCAATTGCGTCATTTAGGACCTGactcaaaatttcattttttcaggaaGCAGGTCCCCTAAAGATCACTTTTTAGTCTCTGACCACATTGATTCtgtttgttttgcctgttttgttaCACTGCCTCGTACTGCTAATGTGTTATTTGCAAACTTTTTCAAATTCTTGCatttgcttgctttgttttctgagatAGTTTGGATGAAGGTAGAAGAAGGGCGTGTATATAATTTTGTGGTCTCCCAGTTAGTACGGTGGTCTTTGTTATTTAGGTAACACTTTCATCTTGACTTTGTCCCATTAACCTTCTGAACATTGCTTTATGATTATCAGGAATTTAATAGGAACCAATGTTATTATCCATGAAAATCTTTCAATAGACCAGAAATTTTCATATTGGCATCTAGGaccatatttacttttaaatatcgCAGCATGTTTGTGATAGCCCTGTGTTTGAATCACCTCTATTGTTTCTTCCTGCTTGCCAGTGTAAACGCTCTGCTTTGTTTCTGTCTTCACTTTCCAGTGGGTCATTTTGAGTATAGACATATTAAGATGCTGGTAGGATTAGGTAATAAGAGAAAGCCGAAGTGAGATTTGCTTTCCATTCCTGGAACAAGGACATAGCTGGGCTCCTTGGCCTTTTGTTGCCTTTAAATGACTTTAATTCCTGGATTTATATCTTGTATTTCTCTCCATCACTCTATGGTGTCATACAGTGAGAATCTTAATCTAcatgcttaaaaaataatttgctaattGGTTGCTTGATTAGCATTTGAGGTTCATGGAggctatttttttgtgtgtctttaataataattgaatttatttcttgtttttgacaacttaaaaaaatcagagagagaatAATGCCTAAAAAGAATCATAGAAccaaaaaatatttgatgaattttaTGAGTTACCTAGTTTAAAcacgtttgttttgttttttaattggttttctggcaaaaaaatattttctatattctttttttgaatGGCTTCATTGAGCTCTAACTGATGTACAAGgaactgcacatatttaatggGTACAATTTAATGAGTTTGGACATGAGGATACtctaaattttttcctttatgatggTTCCTCTCCCATTTTTCACAACTTTCACTCAAATTTTATTTGCACTGTAATTAAAAGAGTAAACCTTATTTCCTAGATGGAAAAGCATACGATGCTTTTGTGTCTTACCTGAAAGAATGTGGACCCGAGAATGGAGAGGAGCACACCTTTGCTGTGGAGATTCTGCCCGAGGTGTTGGAGAAACACTTTGGGTATAAGTTATGCATATTTGAAAGGGATGTGGTACCTGGAGGAGGTAAGAAAGTAATACCAGATAGAAAACCAGTGGGAAGATTTTAAAAGCTGAATAGTGTAGCCTTATGAAAGGCAATCCTGTTttgcttaaaaacaaaggaataaacacGATCCTATAAACCAGAAATAATCAGCTAAATCAGTATAATATTTTATACAACAGGATCGGTTCCTGACTTAACACGTGACCCTCTGGACTATACACATCATTCATTCTTACCAGAAAATACTCGTTCTTTATTAGGTTGGCACTGGTGTGAAAATTATAGTAGCGGATAGGAgagttggaaaagaataaataaagggcGATTGGTGATTCATGTCAGATTTTAGTTATGCAGTTCAGTTTTTTTTATTAGTATCTGAATACAAATGACGATAAAACATATATTGAAGCAAATTCCAGCTCGAAGCCAAGAAATTAAGTCACATGTCTGTATTTTCTCTGAGGTCTTCCAGAGCAAGTATTGGAAATCTGGTGTCAGAATACTTTGGTGCTGATGCATTACCAAGGATGCAGTATAAGCATTTCTATTGCCACCATCACCCAGTCAGCCAACGTATACTCGTGGCAAACTCTGAGCTGGGTGGGCACTGAAGACATGGCAGTAAATAAGACATAGCTGTGTTTTTCCCCCTCCCAGATTACAACCGAGAAAGGGAAGATACGACCAATTAGAAGGAgaaaacatactattttttttaaagattttatttatttacttggcagacagagatcacaagtaggcagagagagggggaagcaggctccctactgagcagacagcccgatgcagggctccatcccaggaccctgggatcatgacctgagccaaaggcagaggctttaacccactgagccacccaggtgcccctactttttaataaatagataggtagatggatagatagatagataaaatagatttgttcttagttttcaaatgaaaataaagactgtatgtatatttaattataaagagCTTGGGTCAAAACCTCTATTGGAGAAGAGGTAGAGATCTAGCCCAGAAGTTGACAATCACCCATGGGTCAAATCCAGGCTATCAGCCTTGTTAAAACATAGCAAAGAGCTGTTCGTGTGTGGTCTGCAAGGTGCCTTTGAGCTAGATAGCAGAGATGGGTAATATAAAACCAGAAATAGTCACtccctggccctttacagaaagtttgtCAACATCTGGTCCAGAAGCATGgtgggatatatatatttttatctttaaattcagatttcagtGTTCCTCCCTATCTGCCAAGATGTGAGATAGCATCACAGGACTCCAGAAGGCAGACCGCCTAGGTCCTGATTCTAATTCTAGAATTTGCTGACTATTGGACTCTGGTCTGGTTGCTTAACCATTCTGTACTTCGGCTTCTTCATTGGTAAAATGGTGGTGATAACGACATTGTCTTCGTAGGGTCATTGTGATGCTGTAGTGAGTTGATACACATAAAACATCTAGAAGAGTAAGCACCAAGTGTTCATTATTGCTGTTACTTGGATGATTGTTTTTAACAGTGTATAAAAGTTGAGAATAAGTGATTTGTCTTGAAAAACTTATTAGTGAAGTAGagttaaataatacaaaattagatCTTCATCTCCTGTCTGCCTTTTTAGTTCTCTTTAACTACTATGCCACATCTTGCATTTTCAGCTGTTGTTGATGAAATCCACTCATTGATAGAAAAAAGTCGAAGACTGATCATTGTCCTAAGTAAAAGCTACATGTCTAATGAAGTCAGGTATGAACTTGAAAGCGGACTCCATGAAGCGctggtagaaaggaaaattaaagtcaTCTTAATTGAGTTTACACCTGTGAGAGACTTCATGTTCTTCCCCCAGTCACTACAGCTTTTGAAATCTCACCGAGTTCTGAAGTGGAATGCTGATAAACCTCCATCGTATAACTCAAGGTTCTGGAAAAATCTTCTTTATCTGATGCCTGCAAAAACGGTCAAGCCCTATGGAGCTGAGTCTGAAGTCCTACCTGTTCTTTCACGGTCCTGAGCTTTAGGAAAGCTGAACATACGAAAGAACTGTTGATGCTCTGGGCCCAGAGTGGATGGGCCTGTTTTTAACAAAGGCCctattaaaaatgtttacctCTCTGAAAATCCTTCTTACGGTTCGAAGATGATAGTCGTCATTAGGTTGCCAAGGATAAGACTGAACACTGAGCTGCGCTCATGTGCTCCTGGAGGAACCTGGAATTCCAAAGCAATgcatctcctctttctccctcctccataACTGGCTATAGGTGCTCGTTCTCAATTCATGTTCAGCAACTGTGAGGCAGAGCATGAAGCAGAATACCTTAGGCTCTTATAAAAAGGGCCTGtctctatgtttttgtttttgtttttgttttttaatttcttttcagcgtgagagtattcattgttttttgcaccacacccagtgt comes from Mustela nigripes isolate SB6536 chromosome 7, MUSNIG.SB6536, whole genome shotgun sequence and encodes:
- the IL18R1 gene encoding interleukin-18 receptor 1, which encodes MHRIELLLTFLMFMFTSTSETCTLRFNITAVRGEPFYLKYCSLAPEPKNETAAVRWYKSSGSHGRIELNSSSFPRISLYDHVLEFWPVELEDSGSYFFHMGNNTREWKLNVIGKSKHRCFAEKLLISKPVEVQKSLRVKCINTHYEKLANRTSLYKNCQEIENNKNAVLQKNAEFEDQGYYTCVYFIPHNGKLFHVTKTFNITIVGDRSKITPVLLGPKLNYVKVELGKDVKLNCSALANEKDAFYWNVWEENGKEPNVHEENVTRIRTPDGKLYASRILRIENINEKNLNFSYNCSVASEGGTDIISFVLLKKEGMVDIPGYVFTRGMIVAVLISVVVVCLVIMGVIYRVDLALFYRHFMGKDETLTDGKAYDAFVSYLKECGPENGEEHTFAVEILPEVLEKHFGYKLCIFERDVVPGGAVVDEIHSLIEKSRRLIIVLSKSYMSNEVRYELESGLHEALVERKIKVILIEFTPVRDFMFFPQSLQLLKSHRVLKWNADKPPSYNSRFWKNLLYLMPAKTVKPYGAESEVLPVLSRS